Below is a genomic region from Miniphocaeibacter halophilus.
TTACCATTTTTATTATGAGTTAATTTCTTCTGAAGCCTCTTTTATTTCCTCTTCAGTAACTTCTTCTACTTTAGCAGTTTCCTTATTTTCAACTTCTGCTTCTGCTTCAACATCATCATGTTGAGCACCTTGGTTAGCTTCAATTACTGCATTTGCTACAACACCTGTTATTAATTTTACAGCTCTTATAGCATCATCATTACCAGGAATTGGAATGTCTACATCATCAGGATCTGTATTTGTATCAACTACCCCAACTACAGGTATTCCTAAAATATGTGCTTCATGTACTGCTATTTTTTCTTTCTTAGGATCTATAACAAATAGAACATCTGGTAAGCCATTCATGTCTTTAATTCCACCTAAGAATTTTTCCAATCTATCTTTTTCATGTCTTAGTTGAATTACTTCTTTTTTTGGTAAAACGGCAAATGTACCATTTTCTTCCATATCCTCTAATTCACGAAGACGTCTAATTCTACTTTTGATAGTTTTGTAATTTGTAAGCATACCACCTAACCATCTTTGACTAACATATGGTTGTCCTGATCTTTTAGCTTCTGTTTCTATAGCTTCTTGAGCTTGTTTCTTTGTGCCTACAAATAATACTTTACCACCATCTGCTACTATATCTCTTATATAGTTATAAGCCTCTTCAATTTGTTTTACAGTTTTTTGTAAATCTATAATATAGATTCCATTTCTTTCTGTAAAAATAAATTTTTCCATTTTTGGATTCCATCTTCTAGTTTGATGTCCAAAATGTACACCAGCCTCTAACAGGCTTTTCATTGATACTACTGCCATTAAATAAATCCCTCCATTGTTTTTTTACCTCCATTTACTTCAACTTAATTAAGTACTATTTAGCAACTCTTAATTAATCCATAAATGTGCGTATTCCTCAAGTATAATACCATAAAAGGATTAATTTTACAAATTTATTTTACATAATCACATTTTTCATTAGAACATTTAATTTCATCTACTTTTCTATTTTTCTTATGAACTAAAATTGAATTACATTTAGGACATTTCTCATCTATTGGTTTATCCCAAACAGCAAAGTCACAATTTGGATAATTGCTACAACCATAAAAAAGCTTTCCTCTTTTTGAAACTTTTTCAATAATCTCTCCACCACATTTAGGACATTTAACCCCTGTACCTTTAATTATGGCTTTTGTATATTTACAATTAGGAAATCCTGAACAACCTATAAATTCTCCATTACGTCCATGTTTTATGACTAATTGTGAACCACATTCTGGACAAAACTCATCAATTTTTTTATCTTCAACCTTATAGGTATTCGTATCTGATTTGGCTTTTGCTAAATTTTCTTCTAAACTATCATAGAATTTTGAAATAGTATTTTTCCAATCTAAATCATATTCTTCAATTTTATCTAATTCATCTTCCATTTCAGCTGTAAATTTTTGATTTATTATATCGCTAAAATACTTTAATAAGAAAGCATTAACATTTTCACCTAGTTCAGTAGTGAAAAATTTCTTTTTATCTAATTTTACATAGTTTCTTTTTAAAAGACTGCTTATAATTGAAGCGTAAGTACTAGGTCGTCCTATACCATCTTCTTCTAATGTTTTTACCAAGGAAGCTTCAGTAAACCTTGCTTTTGGCTTAGTAAAATGTTGAGTTTTATCAATTTTACTTGTGTTAATTATTTCATTTTCTTCAACTGTAGGCAATAGTACATTCTTATCCTCAACAGAATAAATTATAGTAAAGCCTTTAAATAATTCAATGTTTCCATTAGCTTTAAAGACAAAATTGTTATTTAAAAGGGTAATATTAGTTGATTCATATTGGGATTGTGTCATTTGGCTAGCTACTACTCTATTCCAAATAAGTCTGTATAATTTATACTGATCATTGCTTAAATAATCCTTTAACGAATCAGGAGTTCGTATTATAGAACTTGGTCTTATAGCTTCATGTGCATCTTGAGCCCCTTTTTTATTTTTCCCATAACTATTACCTTTTGAAGCATACTGACTGCCATATTTGTTTTTAATATATTCTAAGGCTTCATTAATTATATCTTTAGAAATTCTTGTAGAATCCGTTCTCATATAGGAAATTAAACCAACAGTACCTTCATTTCCTATACTAATACCTTCATAAAGCTGTTGTGCTACAGACATGGTTTTGGATGCAGAAAAACCTAATTTTCTATTTGCATCTTGTTGTAACGTACTTGTTGTATATGGAGGATAAGGGTTTCTTTTCTTTTTAGTTTTTTTAATGTTTGAAACCATGAAATTATTTAAATCTAAGTTACTAATAATTTCTTCTGCCTCATTAATATTTTTTAATTCTTTTTTTTCTTCTTTACCTTTAACTAACTCTCCATAAAAAGATGATTCAAAATTAATTTTATCCTTAAGATGAGTGGCTTCAATTGACCAGTATTCTTTTGGAACAAATTCCCTAATTTCCTTTTCTCTTTCACATAGTAAACGCAAGGCTACTGATTGTACTCTACCGGCACTAAGTCCACTTTTGACCTTTTTCCAGAGAACAGGAGATATTTCATAACCTACAAGTCTATCTAATACCCTTCTAGCTTGTTGAGCATTTACTAGATTCATATCTATTTTTCTAGGATTTTTTACAGCTTCTTTAACTGTTGATTTAGTAATTTCATTAAATTCAACTCGATTTTTTTCATTAGGATCTAATCCTAATAAATTACTAAGATGCCAAGAAATTGCTTCACCTTCTCTATCCGGGTCTGTTGCAAGAAATACTTTTTCAGATTTTTTTGCTTGTTTTTTTAATTCTTTTATTATGTCACCTTTGCCCCTAACATTAATATATTGAGGTTCAAAGTTGTTTTCTATATCGATTCCCATTTTACTCTTAGGAAGATCTCTTAAATGTCCAACAGAAGCTACGACTTTATAATTACTTCCAAGCATTTTTCCAATAGTCTTTGCTTTTGTTGGAGACTCTACAATAACTAAATTCTTTGCCAACTGTATTTTCCTTTCATATTTAAACAGTAGAAAACTTTCCACCTTTTAATTCAATAATATAACCATTAAGTTCAAGTATTGTCAAGACCACATTTATATTATCTATTTTAATATTAGTAGTAATAGATAGTTCATTAGCAGTTTTAGGTTCTTTTAATAGCTCGTTATAAATGATTTTTTCTTCATCATTTGAAAATTGAATATTGATACTATCCTTTTTTACATCTCTATACTCAATCTCTTCAAGTATATCATCAATGGATATTAATATTTTAGCACCATCTTTTATAAGTAAGTTAGTACCTTTACTATAAAGACTGTTAATATTTCCAGGTAATGCAAAAACTTCTTTACCTTGTTCAGCTGCGTAGTTAGCAGTAATAAGAGTACCTGATTTTTCCATAGCCTCTATTACGACTACTCCTTGCCCTATTCCAGAGATTATCCTATTTCTATAAGGGAAATTATATCCTAAAGGTTGTGTTCCTAAAGGATATTCAGTTATAATTGCACCATTTTTCAAAATTTCATTATAGACTTTATAATTATTCTTAGGATATATTATATCTATACCGTTTCCTAAAACAGCTATAGTCCTATTATTATTTTGTAATGCCGTTTCATGAGCTATTTTATCTATACCATATGCTAGACCTGAAATAATTGGAATATTATAATATGAAAGCTCTTTTGCTATTTTTGAACATGCCCAGGAACCATAGCTTGTACATTTTCTTGCTCCTACAATAGAAACACCTAAATAATCATCTTCTAAGAGAGTTCCTCTGTAATATAAAATTAAAGGATAATCATCAATAAATCTTAGGTTTTTAGGATAATTGTCATCATCATAAAAAACTATATTTACATTTAGTTTTTTAATCCTTTTTATATAATCACTTATATTAAAATCTATATTATTGATTATTTTCTTTACTGTTCTTTTATCAATATTATCTAATTCATATAATAATTTATAATTTGATTTGAAATCCTTATACGAGTTAAATAATTTTAATATCTTTTGTATATTTCTATTTGAAATTCCAATAGCATTTAAAAATAAAACAATATTTCTATCCATAATATCAGTTAAATATTTTCCTTTAAATCTTTTATTAATTTAAATCTATCCACTCTATCGACATCTTTTATTTCTATATCTGTTCTATAGTCTAGATTAATATTCTTATTTTCTAATATTTCTTTAATTTTAGGTTTGCAACGTCTTCCTTGACACATACCCATACCTGCCCTAACTCTACGTTTAATAGCATCAATAGTATTAATAGGAATAGGTCTATTAAAACATTCCATTATTTCCTCTTCTGTTTTTTCTTCACAAATACATATTAAGTTGTCTTTATTACTCTTATTATGATTATAATTTCCATAACCCTTTCTATACGGATTGAAGGATTGGTTTTCTTCTAATGTAAAACCCTTGTTTTTTAAAATATCTACTATATACTCTGCTATAGCAGGAGATGAAGTTAGTCCTGGAGATTGAATGCCTGCCACGTTAATAAAATTTTTAATAGCACTTTCTTCAATAATAAAATCATCATTATTAGAAACTGCTCTAACTCCAGAAAAGGTTCTAATTATTTTATTAATGTTTATTTTGTCTGTAACTAGTAGAGATTTTTTGTAAATCTCTACTAGTCGCTGCGAATCTGTATTAAGATTTGCAGTATTTTCATCTAAAGCATCTGGTCCTATTATTAAATTTCCGTACACTGTTTTTGAAACTAAAATTCCTTTTCCTAACTTAGTAGGCATTTGAAAAAGAACAGAATTGATTTTACCCCCTTCACTTTTATCAAAAACAAAGTATTGTCCTGATCTAAACTTTAAATTAAATGAAAAATCATTTACCATATTAGCGATTTTTTCAGCACCTAATCCTGCACAATTTATAATAATTTTACTTCTAAAGCTCTTATTTGTTGTAATTACTTCAAAATAGTCGTTATTGTTTTCAATCTTTTTTACTTCTTCATTTAAAAACAACTTAACACCATTGTCAATAGCATTTTCTATTAATGCAATTGTAAATTCAAAAGGAGAACAAATACCCGCTCCTTCACAAAAAAGTGCATATTTGAAATTTTCATTTATATTAGTTTCCATTTTTTTAATTTCATTAGAGTCAATTATTTTTATATCATTTAAACCGTTTTTAATTCCATTTTCTTCTAAATTTTTCAAATTGTCTAAATCATCTTCTGATTCAGACAGTACTAAAGATCCTGTTTTCAAATATCCGAAATTTAATTCTTTATTTAATTGTTCAAATTTCTTTCTACCTTTGAAACAAATTCTTCCTTTTAACTTTGTGTGTTCTTCGGCGTAACCTCCATGGACAATAGCAGAATTCGCTTTACTTGATCCCATGCAAACATCAGGTTCTTTTTCAATAATACCAATGTTTAATTTATATTTTGAAAGTTCTCTAGCTATATTAGCACCGACTACACCTGCTCCAATTATTAAAATATCAAACATAAAAACCTCCTTTTACTATTATATAATAACAAAAAAGATGAATATGGTGAAATAAAAGTATAATGAAGGAATTTTTATATTATGAGAAAATATTTTTTGTAATATAAAAAGCCATATATAGTATTGAGTAAAACTATATATAGCTTTTGTAAAATTAAAATAATTTTTTTACTGCAGATTTAAATGTATCGTCTGGTTCTGCCGAAACAGTAAGTTTGTCACCAGTTACAGGATGATTAAATTCCAATTTATAAGCGTGAAGTAATTGAGAGTTAAAATTTACTTTTTCATTTTTTTGTCCATAAATTTTATCTCCTACTATACAATGGTGTATATATTTAAGATGAACTCTAATTTGATGAGTTCTGCCAGTATCTATATTGATTTTTAGTAAACTATAATTTTCATTAGATAATATTGGAAAAATTCTAGTAACAGCTTCTTTACCAATATCTTTTCTTACTGACATTTTTTTTCTATCCTTTATATGTCTTCCAATAGGAAAATTTAAAACTAAGGAGTCTTGAATTCTTCCATGAACAATTGCTAAATAGGTTTTCTTTACTCTTCTATCCTTAAACATTTTTTGCAAAAGCAAGTGTATATTATTGTCTTTAGCAATTATAATGAGTCCAGTAGTGTCTTTGTCAAGTCTATGTACAATACCAGGTCTAAATGGTAAGTCTAAATCTGATAGTTTTTCAAATCGATACATAATAGCATTGACTAAAGTCCCTTCTGTAATTGATTCAGTTGGGTGTACTATCATATTTACCGGTTTATTAATAATAGCTAGGTACTCATCTTCATAAACTACATCTAAGAATATATTCTCCGGCTTTATACTTATATCTTTTTTTTCTGGAATTGAAACTAAAATAATATCACCAAAAACTACCTTCGTGCTGGGCTTTGCTATTTTATTATTTAACAAAATAGAATTATCTGAAAATAGATTTTTTATAAAACTTCTAGAATAATCTTTAAAGTAACTTGTTAAATATTTGTCTATTCGCACCTCTTCAGAAGAATCTACTTTTATTTCAAATTCATTCATATATTTTCAATCTGCCAATCTATTGGTTCAATATTGTTTTGTAGTAGAAAATTATTACATTTAGAAAAGGGTTTACTACCAAAAAAACCTCTATATGCTGATAAAGGTGAAGGATGAACAGATTTTAAAATTAAATGATCCTTGTTTTCTATAAGCTTTTCTTTATTAATTGCATTTCTTCCCCAAAGAATAAAAACTAATGGTTTTTCACGTTCTCCAAGAATTTTAATTATTTTATCAGTTAAAATCTGCCAGCCTAAATCTTTATGTGAATTAGCAGCTCCTGCCCTAACTGTTAAGGAAGTATTTAGTAATAACACTCCTTGATTTACCCATTTCATAAGATATCCATTATTTGGAATATAACAACCTAAATCATCCTTTAATTCTACAAAAATATTTTGTACTGAAGGCGGTTTTCTAACTCCAGGTAATACTGAAAAACTATGACCATGAGCTTGATTTGGACCATGATAGGGATCTTGTCCTAATATAACAACTTTAACATCCTTATAATCCACTTTTTTTAATGCGTCAAAAATTAAATCCATAGAAGGATAAATTTTAAAATTCATATACTCTTTCTTTAATATTTCTCTAAGATTTAAATAATATTCTTTTTTAAATTCATCTTTTAATAACAAATCCCAACTATTACCTAAATTAACCATTATACTCCCTCAAAATCCTTTGTAAAAATAATAGCAATAATTAATAAGATACATCCTGAAACTACAAAAATATCTGCAAAATTAAATACAGGAAATTCATAGCCATTAAAAAAAGTATATGATATAAAATCTATTACATACCCTCTGAAAATCCTATCTATTAAATTTCCAATCGCTCCACCTATTATTAAGGATAAACTAATTAATGAAATTAAGCTGAATTTACTATAATTTTTTATTAAGGTAACAACTAATGCTAAAATTATTATTATAGTAACAGCTAATAAAATTATTTTTTTATTTTGGAAAAATCCAAAAGCTGCTCCTCTATTTTCTACATAGACTAATTGAAGTTTTTTTCCAATTAATTCAATAGAATTGTTTTTTAAACCTAAAGCTTTGTATTTTGTAAATTGATCTATAATCAAAGCTAAAGCTATTAATATTCCAGATAACATAATTCTCCTACTCATATTTTATATACTCTATTTTATATTTATTTTTTTTAGTAACACCTAAAACTTTCAAAAATTTAAATCTTCCAAATCCTTTTATGGAAATAATATCCCCTTCATTTAACTCGTAATGTGATTTTTTAATCTCCTCATAATTAACTTTTATTTTTCCTGAATTTAACAAACTGCTAGTTTTATTTCGTGGATAATTTATAATTTCAGAAATTATTAAATCCAATCTAAGAGAAGAAACAATTGCAAAATATTTTTTAGTATTTTCAATTAAATTATTAAAAGAAAATTCGTTGTCAAGAGAAAAGCTGACATTATATTTTGAAATTGACAATAAATTTTGTAGAATATAGTTTGTTAAAGAACTTCTTAGAACTATAGCCATTTTTTTATCTGTAAATAAAATATCACCTATCTTACTTCTATTTACACCTAACGCTAGAAGCGATCCTAGTACATCTCTATGATTTATATTATCTATTACGGGAGCACTTATTATATTTATGTATTCATATATATTCAATGAATCTATATAAGAACTTACAAGTATGCAATTTCTTTCACATATATTAAGGTTAGGAATAACCATATAATCAAGATTTGAATAGGTATTAATACTACTTATACAATAATTTATTTCATTAGGTGTAAGAAAATCAGAGCAATAGGTGCCTCCCTTTTTTTCTACAACAAATAGACTATCAATAAATTTTTTGATAGTCTGTTTAGTTTCAATATCTTGTATATGATTTAGTATTTTTGAATATTCCATGTTCATCTCTATAAATTATAATTGATAGTATCCTTTACTTTGTATTTGATCTTTGATTTTCCCATCTATTTCAAGTTCTTTTGGTGCTATTACAAAAATATCTTTAGTAACTTTTTGCATTTTACCATTAATTGAATAAATACCACCGCTTACAAAATCAAAGGTTTTTCTTTTAGTATCAACATCTAACATTTCTAGGTTTAGAACAACTATATTTTTAGAAATTATATCATCTAAAACCAATGGAGCATCATCAAATTTTATAGGTTCATGAATAAGAATCTTTACTCTATCAGATACATAATTATCCTTAATACTTACAACATTGCTCTTTTTAAATTTATTGCTAGATGATTCATTATCGTTTTCGCTATAATAATTATTTGAACTACTATTTTTATTTACAGAAGGCCCTTCATCATAGTAATCATCTTCATAGTAATCATCATTGTAGTAATCATCTTCATAATTATCATCTAAACCAATTAAATTCTTAAATTTATCAAAAACTCCCATATTTTCCTCCATTAATCATAATTTCTTTCTCCAAAAATACTAGTACCAATACGAATCATATTTGAGCCTTCTTCAATAGCAACTTTATAATCATGACTCATTCCCATTGATAAGTATTCCATTGTAATATTTTTAAACTTTTTACTAGCTAAATTTTCATAAATATCTTTAAGTTTCTTAAAATAAACTCTTACTTTTTCTAAATCTTCAAAATAAGGTGCAACTGTCATTAGTCCTTTAACTTTAACATAATTACATTCCTCGATTTTTTCAATTAGTTCTGGTAAATCTTCTTCATGTAATCCTGTTTTACTCTCTTCTTTTGCTAAATTTAACTCGATTAAACAATTAAAAACATAATTATTGTTTTTACCTCTTTTTTCTAATTCTTTTAACAAGGACAATCTATCTAATGATTGAATTAATTTCACTTTGTTAACTAAATATTTTACCTTATTTGTTTGTAAATGACCAATCATATGAAAGATTATATCAGAATTATTTAATTCTTCATACTTTTTTATTAACTCTTGTACCTTGTTTTCACCAAATTCCAATTGACCACTATTATATGCTTCTAGAACTCTATTT
It encodes:
- the rpsB gene encoding 30S ribosomal protein S2, which codes for MAVVSMKSLLEAGVHFGHQTRRWNPKMEKFIFTERNGIYIIDLQKTVKQIEEAYNYIRDIVADGGKVLFVGTKKQAQEAIETEAKRSGQPYVSQRWLGGMLTNYKTIKSRIRRLRELEDMEENGTFAVLPKKEVIQLRHEKDRLEKFLGGIKDMNGLPDVLFVIDPKKEKIAVHEAHILGIPVVGVVDTNTDPDDVDIPIPGNDDAIRAVKLITGVVANAVIEANQGAQHDDVEAEAEVENKETAKVEEVTEEEIKEASEEINS
- the topA gene encoding type I DNA topoisomerase; translated protein: MAKNLVIVESPTKAKTIGKMLGSNYKVVASVGHLRDLPKSKMGIDIENNFEPQYINVRGKGDIIKELKKQAKKSEKVFLATDPDREGEAISWHLSNLLGLDPNEKNRVEFNEITKSTVKEAVKNPRKIDMNLVNAQQARRVLDRLVGYEISPVLWKKVKSGLSAGRVQSVALRLLCEREKEIREFVPKEYWSIEATHLKDKINFESSFYGELVKGKEEKKELKNINEAEEIISNLDLNNFMVSNIKKTKKKRNPYPPYTTSTLQQDANRKLGFSASKTMSVAQQLYEGISIGNEGTVGLISYMRTDSTRISKDIINEALEYIKNKYGSQYASKGNSYGKNKKGAQDAHEAIRPSSIIRTPDSLKDYLSNDQYKLYRLIWNRVVASQMTQSQYESTNITLLNNNFVFKANGNIELFKGFTIIYSVEDKNVLLPTVEENEIINTSKIDKTQHFTKPKARFTEASLVKTLEEDGIGRPSTYASIISSLLKRNYVKLDKKKFFTTELGENVNAFLLKYFSDIINQKFTAEMEDELDKIEEYDLDWKNTISKFYDSLEENLAKAKSDTNTYKVEDKKIDEFCPECGSQLVIKHGRNGEFIGCSGFPNCKYTKAIIKGTGVKCPKCGGEIIEKVSKRGKLFYGCSNYPNCDFAVWDKPIDEKCPKCNSILVHKKNRKVDEIKCSNEKCDYVK
- the dprA gene encoding DNA-processing protein DprA, with product MDRNIVLFLNAIGISNRNIQKILKLFNSYKDFKSNYKLLYELDNIDKRTVKKIINNIDFNISDYIKRIKKLNVNIVFYDDDNYPKNLRFIDDYPLILYYRGTLLEDDYLGVSIVGARKCTSYGSWACSKIAKELSYYNIPIISGLAYGIDKIAHETALQNNNRTIAVLGNGIDIIYPKNNYKVYNEILKNGAIITEYPLGTQPLGYNFPYRNRIISGIGQGVVVIEAMEKSGTLITANYAAEQGKEVFALPGNINSLYSKGTNLLIKDGAKILISIDDILEEIEYRDVKKDSINIQFSNDEEKIIYNELLKEPKTANELSITTNIKIDNINVVLTILELNGYIIELKGGKFSTV
- a CDS encoding FAD-dependent oxidoreductase; the encoded protein is MFDILIIGAGVVGANIARELSKYKLNIGIIEKEPDVCMGSSKANSAIVHGGYAEEHTKLKGRICFKGRKKFEQLNKELNFGYLKTGSLVLSESEDDLDNLKNLEENGIKNGLNDIKIIDSNEIKKMETNINENFKYALFCEGAGICSPFEFTIALIENAIDNGVKLFLNEEVKKIENNNDYFEVITTNKSFRSKIIINCAGLGAEKIANMVNDFSFNLKFRSGQYFVFDKSEGGKINSVLFQMPTKLGKGILVSKTVYGNLIIGPDALDENTANLNTDSQRLVEIYKKSLLVTDKININKIIRTFSGVRAVSNNDDFIIEESAIKNFINVAGIQSPGLTSSPAIAEYIVDILKNKGFTLEENQSFNPYRKGYGNYNHNKSNKDNLICICEEKTEEEIMECFNRPIPINTIDAIKRRVRAGMGMCQGRRCKPKIKEILENKNINLDYRTDIEIKDVDRVDRFKLIKDLKENI
- a CDS encoding RluA family pseudouridine synthase, with amino-acid sequence MNEFEIKVDSSEEVRIDKYLTSYFKDYSRSFIKNLFSDNSILLNNKIAKPSTKVVFGDIILVSIPEKKDISIKPENIFLDVVYEDEYLAIINKPVNMIVHPTESITEGTLVNAIMYRFEKLSDLDLPFRPGIVHRLDKDTTGLIIIAKDNNIHLLLQKMFKDRRVKKTYLAIVHGRIQDSLVLNFPIGRHIKDRKKMSVRKDIGKEAVTRIFPILSNENYSLLKINIDTGRTHQIRVHLKYIHHCIVGDKIYGQKNEKVNFNSQLLHAYKLEFNHPVTGDKLTVSAEPDDTFKSAVKKLF
- a CDS encoding uracil-DNA glycosylase — its product is MMVNLGNSWDLLLKDEFKKEYYLNLREILKKEYMNFKIYPSMDLIFDALKKVDYKDVKVVILGQDPYHGPNQAHGHSFSVLPGVRKPPSVQNIFVELKDDLGCYIPNNGYLMKWVNQGVLLLNTSLTVRAGAANSHKDLGWQILTDKIIKILGEREKPLVFILWGRNAINKEKLIENKDHLILKSVHPSPLSAYRGFFGSKPFSKCNNFLLQNNIEPIDWQIENI
- the lspA gene encoding signal peptidase II, which translates into the protein MLSGILIALALIIDQFTKYKALGLKNNSIELIGKKLQLVYVENRGAAFGFFQNKKIILLAVTIIIILALVVTLIKNYSKFSLISLISLSLIIGGAIGNLIDRIFRGYVIDFISYTFFNGYEFPVFNFADIFVVSGCILLIIAIIFTKDFEGV
- a CDS encoding YlmH/Sll1252 family protein; protein product: MEYSKILNHIQDIETKQTIKKFIDSLFVVEKKGGTYCSDFLTPNEINYCISSINTYSNLDYMVIPNLNICERNCILVSSYIDSLNIYEYINIISAPVIDNINHRDVLGSLLALGVNRSKIGDILFTDKKMAIVLRSSLTNYILQNLLSISKYNVSFSLDNEFSFNNLIENTKKYFAIVSSLRLDLIISEIINYPRNKTSSLLNSGKIKVNYEEIKKSHYELNEGDIISIKGFGRFKFLKVLGVTKKNKYKIEYIKYE
- a CDS encoding cell division protein SepF codes for the protein MGVFDKFKNLIGLDDNYEDDYYNDDYYEDDYYDEGPSVNKNSSSNNYYSENDNESSSNKFKKSNVVSIKDNYVSDRVKILIHEPIKFDDAPLVLDDIISKNIVVLNLEMLDVDTKRKTFDFVSGGIYSINGKMQKVTKDIFVIAPKELEIDGKIKDQIQSKGYYQL
- a CDS encoding YggS family pyridoxal phosphate-dependent enzyme, with translation MSISSNLNEIKNNIENIKSELSIERDITLIAVSKTVDSNRVLEAYNSGQLEFGENKVQELIKKYEELNNSDIIFHMIGHLQTNKVKYLVNKVKLIQSLDRLSLLKELEKRGKNNNYVFNCLIELNLAKEESKTGLHEEDLPELIEKIEECNYVKVKGLMTVAPYFEDLEKVRVYFKKLKDIYENLASKKFKNITMEYLSMGMSHDYKVAIEEGSNMIRIGTSIFGERNYD